From one Lycium ferocissimum isolate CSIRO_LF1 chromosome 7, AGI_CSIRO_Lferr_CH_V1, whole genome shotgun sequence genomic stretch:
- the LOC132062975 gene encoding protein NLP3-like — protein MIGSTQSSSIWLHPEAIFDDPLWSTTQNMFPSFEHMGAVLSVQSLEDVGASTAIHSLCQMSNDVTSAQVDSSPAIYYLGPFNSEELAQLDASFRQPNRASVGLEIEKDDTNELVQLNSHFEQPNVETDQVEHSDDIARCGRQLFIREATNGESNLLCGATTTNLQIIDSKKNKAKERIVKDYGITRETLEQHFGMTLEDAAKSLHVSRSTLKRICKAYGISRWPHHKTRKVDHHVS, from the exons ATGATTGGTTCTACTCAATCATCTAGTATTTGGTTGCACCCAGAAGCCATTTTCGATGATCCTTTATGGTCGACAACCCAGAATATGTTTCCAAGTTTTGAGCATATGGGTGCAGTGTTGAGTGTTCAATCACTTGAGGATGTAGGAGCGTCGACAGCGATTCATTCGTTGTGTCAAATGTCGAATGATGTCACCAGTGCTCAGGTTGATTCTTCTCCTGCTATATATTATCTTGGACCATTTAACTCGGAAGAGCTAGCACAACTTGATGCTTCTTTTCGCCAACCAAACAGAGCAAGTGTTGGCCTTGAAATTGAAAAGGACGACACAAATGAATTGGTGCAACTTAATTCACATTTTGAGCAACCGAATGTGGAAACTGACCAAGTGGAGCATAGCGATGATATTGCTAGATGTGGAAGACAATTGTTTATACGTGAAGCTACAAATGGAGAAAGTAACCTCCTCTGTGGAGCAACGACGACTAACCTTCAGATTATTGATTCAAAGAAGAACAAGGCAAAAGAGAGGATAGTAAAAGATTATGGGATCACTCGTGAGACTCTGGAGCAGCATTTTGGCATGACTCTTGAAGATGCTGCTAAATCTCTACATG TTAGTCGATCAACACTGAAACGGATATGTAAAGCATATGGTATATCTAGATGGCCACATCATAAGACTAGAAAGGTTGATCACCATGTTAGCTAA
- the LOC132062327 gene encoding uncharacterized protein LOC132062327 yields KLSQVEPCVTTLPGFLKKKKKKLSVGLFLGVKMAASFRWILQLHKDVPKAARFYSEGLDLTINVCTHRWAELQSGPLKLALMHSSSDIVVQKGYSSLLSFTVGDINNSVTKLLALGAELDGPIKYEVHGKVAALRCVDGHMLGLYEPS; encoded by the exons AAATTGAGCCAGGTCGAGCCGTGTGTTACGACCCTGCCAGGGttcctgaaaaaaaaaaaaaaaaaactcagtgTTGGTCTGTTTTTGGGGGTGAAAATGGCGGCATCATTCAGATGGATACTACAGCTACACAAGGACGTACCAAAAGCAGCAAGATTCTACTCAGAGGGCTTGGATTTGACCATTAATGTGTGTACTCATAGATGGGCTGAGCTCCAATCTGGCCCCCTCAAACTTGCTCTCATGCATTCATCAAG TGACATTGTTGTGCAGAAGGGATACTCATCCCTTCTGTCCTTTACAGTTGGTGATATAAACAACTCAGTGACCAAGCTATTGGCCTTAGGTGCTGAGTTAGATGGCCCCATCAAGTATGAAGTCCATGGAAAG GTTGCTGCTTTGAGGTGTGTGGATGGGCATATGTTGGGTCTTTATGAGCCGTCCTAA